Proteins co-encoded in one Clostridia bacterium genomic window:
- a CDS encoding DUF1015 domain-containing protein, with translation MAFTRADILLPKFAKDAEKMKKWSVVACDQYTSEPEYWNEVHAITKDEASTLYVTVPEIYLNDADIEERIQNTNATMQTYMENDIFDEYKNSYIFVERTLRNGVKRLGIVGAVDLEEYDYTITSKTKIRATEGTIVSRIPPRLKVRKDAPIELPHIMLLIDDTDCDIIESNAKIKDSFEKVYDFDLMQDSGHLTGYKLSDSAADSLDKKLSALSDLDSFNAKYGVQESAPLVYAMGDGNHSLATAKTNYENLKKEIGEEKAKNSPARYALCELVNLHDKSLVFEAIHRVVFDVNGNDFIKALEAEYTISYDENAKGQSFIFVFEGKEQKITVTDPTEYLTVATVQKTLDTLGGEIDYIHGEDVVKSLCENPKNFGIIFDAMDKADLYKSVILDGALPRKTFSMGDACDKRFYTEARKIK, from the coding sequence ATGGCATTTACCCGTGCAGATATACTTTTACCCAAATTTGCAAAAGATGCTGAAAAAATGAAAAAATGGAGTGTTGTGGCTTGCGACCAGTACACCTCCGAGCCGGAATACTGGAACGAAGTTCATGCTATAACAAAAGATGAGGCTTCCACCCTTTATGTTACCGTTCCTGAAATTTATTTAAACGATGCGGACATTGAAGAACGTATCCAAAACACAAACGCTACCATGCAGACCTATATGGAAAATGATATTTTTGACGAATATAAAAATTCGTACATATTTGTCGAAAGAACTTTGCGTAACGGCGTAAAACGTCTTGGCATCGTGGGCGCGGTAGACCTGGAAGAATATGACTACACCATCACCTCCAAAACCAAAATCCGCGCAACCGAGGGCACCATTGTTTCCAGAATCCCGCCCAGATTAAAGGTTAGAAAAGATGCTCCCATTGAGCTTCCCCACATTATGCTTTTGATTGACGATACCGATTGCGACATCATTGAAAGCAACGCCAAAATCAAGGATAGCTTCGAGAAAGTCTACGACTTTGATTTGATGCAGGATTCGGGACATTTAACCGGCTACAAGCTGTCTGATTCGGCAGCAGACTCGCTGGACAAAAAGCTTTCTGCCCTTTCCGACCTTGACAGCTTTAATGCAAAGTACGGTGTGCAGGAAAGTGCGCCTTTGGTTTATGCTATGGGCGACGGCAATCATTCCCTTGCCACCGCAAAAACCAACTATGAAAACTTAAAAAAGGAAATCGGCGAAGAAAAAGCGAAAAACAGCCCTGCCAGATACGCCCTTTGCGAGCTTGTAAATCTTCATGACAAGTCTTTGGTATTCGAAGCCATTCACAGAGTGGTATTTGACGTAAACGGCAACGATTTCATCAAGGCTTTAGAAGCAGAATATACCATAAGCTATGACGAAAATGCCAAAGGCCAAAGCTTTATCTTTGTTTTTGAGGGTAAAGAACAAAAAATAACCGTAACCGACCCCACCGAGTATTTAACGGTTGCAACGGTACAGAAAACCTTAGATACCCTTGGCGGTGAAATCGATTATATTCACGGCGAGGACGTAGTAAAAAGCCTTTGTGAAAATCCGAAGAACTTTGGTATTATCTTTGATGCCATGGACAAAGCCGACCTTTATAAATCGGTTATTTTAGACGGTGCACTCCCGAGAAAAACTTTCTCTATGGGCGATGCCTGCGACAAGCGTTTCTATACAGAAGCAAGAAAAATTAAATAA
- a CDS encoding prolyl oligopeptidase family serine peptidase, whose amino-acid sequence MQQTEILVKSTIDGSLQPSLFYKAESTEKRPLLVGLHTWSWDRFNQIQNMLPFAEANNFNLLLPDFRGPNLSSNAHCTEACASDLAKQDIQDAIDYVMQKENVDAENVFLLGASGGGHMALMMAGFCPEYFKAIGAFVPITDLEKWAGQNLNYTEHIQACCSQDAKEMQKRSPMHYIDTIAKANLKIFHGKFDKSVPVTQSLELYARLMEKYPQSKVFLDIFDGGHEMDMQAAAYWILSQYKKEEKARVTG is encoded by the coding sequence ATGCAACAGACTGAAATTTTAGTAAAATCCACCATAGACGGAAGTCTTCAGCCGTCACTTTTTTATAAAGCCGAATCGACCGAAAAACGTCCGCTACTGGTGGGCTTACATACCTGGAGCTGGGATCGGTTTAATCAGATTCAGAATATGCTCCCTTTTGCAGAGGCGAACAACTTTAATTTGCTTTTGCCCGACTTCCGTGGTCCGAATTTAAGCTCTAATGCTCATTGTACCGAAGCCTGTGCATCGGATTTAGCAAAGCAGGATATTCAAGATGCCATCGATTATGTGATGCAAAAGGAAAATGTGGATGCGGAAAATGTTTTTCTGCTGGGTGCCAGCGGCGGCGGACACATGGCGCTTATGATGGCAGGTTTTTGTCCTGAATATTTTAAAGCTATTGGCGCATTTGTGCCCATTACAGACCTTGAAAAGTGGGCGGGGCAGAATTTAAATTACACAGAACATATTCAGGCTTGTTGCAGTCAGGATGCGAAAGAAATGCAAAAGCGATCGCCTATGCATTATATAGACACTATTGCAAAAGCTAATCTTAAAATTTTCCACGGTAAGTTTGACAAATCGGTTCCGGTTACCCAAAGCTTGGAGCTGTATGCACGCCTTATGGAGAAATACCCTCAAAGCAAAGTGTTTTTAGACATTTTTGACGGTGGACACGAAATGGATATGCAAGCGGCGGCTTATTGGATTTTGTCGCAGTATAAAAAAGAAGAAAAAGCCCGGGTAACGGGGTAA
- a CDS encoding pyridoxal phosphate-dependent aminotransferase, translated as MVSQKMYELGSKRSEIRELFEYGLKRKAEIGAENVFDFSLGNPSVPAPECVKEALSDLVLNTDPVVLHGYTSAQGAPDVRQSCADYVNQSFGTNYTGDNFYMTVGAAASLTISLSAISEEKGEVICLAPFFPEYTVFIKQAGMTPVVVKCREEDFQIDFDALQGAINENTKAVIVNSPNNPSGVVLSQDTIEKLADVLKEAEKKYNKEIYIIADEPYRELVYTEGVTVPFIPNFYNNTLVCYSFSKSLSLPGERIGYVLVPNTANDWKTVYFAVCGAGRSLGFVCAPSLFQRIVPKCIGKTADISVYKKNRDILCDALSEYGFKVAQPDGAFYLFVKAMENSASAFCEKAKKYELLLVPGDSFGYPGYVRISYCVSTEMIEKSLPSFEKLANEYK; from the coding sequence ATGGTATCACAAAAAATGTATGAACTGGGCAGTAAGCGAAGCGAAATTCGTGAGCTGTTTGAATACGGTTTAAAGAGAAAAGCGGAAATCGGTGCAGAAAATGTGTTTGATTTTAGCCTTGGCAATCCCAGTGTTCCGGCTCCGGAATGCGTAAAGGAAGCGCTCTCTGATTTGGTGTTAAACACCGACCCGGTGGTGCTTCACGGCTACACCTCTGCACAGGGTGCGCCGGATGTGCGTCAAAGCTGTGCAGATTATGTCAATCAAAGCTTCGGCACAAACTACACCGGTGACAATTTTTATATGACGGTGGGTGCGGCGGCATCTCTTACCATTTCCCTTTCTGCTATTTCAGAGGAAAAAGGCGAGGTTATCTGTTTAGCGCCGTTCTTCCCGGAATACACTGTTTTTATCAAGCAGGCAGGTATGACGCCTGTAGTGGTAAAGTGCAGAGAAGAAGATTTTCAGATTGATTTTGATGCGTTACAGGGCGCGATAAACGAAAACACCAAGGCGGTTATTGTAAATTCGCCAAACAACCCCTCGGGTGTAGTTCTTTCGCAGGACACCATTGAAAAGCTTGCGGATGTTTTAAAAGAAGCGGAAAAGAAATACAATAAAGAAATTTACATCATCGCGGATGAGCCATACAGAGAACTGGTGTACACCGAGGGTGTGACCGTTCCGTTTATCCCGAATTTCTATAACAACACTTTGGTTTGTTATTCCTTCAGTAAATCTTTGTCTTTGCCGGGCGAGCGTATCGGTTATGTGCTGGTGCCCAACACCGCAAACGACTGGAAAACCGTTTACTTTGCAGTTTGCGGGGCAGGCAGATCGTTAGGTTTTGTGTGCGCGCCGAGCTTGTTCCAGAGAATTGTACCCAAATGCATCGGCAAAACCGCAGACATTTCGGTATACAAGAAAAACCGCGACATTTTATGTGACGCGCTTTCCGAATACGGCTTCAAAGTGGCACAGCCTGACGGTGCATTTTATCTGTTTGTAAAGGCGATGGAGAACAGCGCAAGTGCATTTTGCGAAAAGGCAAAGAAATACGAGCTTTTGCTTGTCCCCGGTGACAGCTTTGGGTATCCGGGTTATGTACGTATTTCTTACTGTGTATCCACCGAAATGATTGAAAAATCGCTTCCCTCATTTGAAAAGCTTGCAAACGAATATAAATAA
- a CDS encoding S-layer homology domain-containing protein codes for MKRIVSILLFCTMFLTFLSAVCYGTPYSPWAKSKIEAAYKAKIISEQEEYDFKAPISRAQFYHLIDDFIALKTTYYDDWEKELTEDGKKPMPALEVPDEVVAHSLDYMWIHGFLKGTGDGNFGLLDSLTREEAASIIVRVINKVMPMAVTEKWFAYEDLNEISEWASDDVQTISNLGLMCGVGENRFAPQETITVEQAVVLVYRVYVEYKLSQRLMYEDTERSILAQYKIVDEADLEKQGEISVFEALLALDKARCEYTEDFTSADLKEWYRGTHLQHMDNLPDSTKALLMRLCYEGTRRILRIQEVKDLRLDEPLTHYQAILYVSRLIGDAYYDFSGPDVPTETDALYALALKKGLLDAADTSGAQEAISRQDFYALLHKALFAEWVNASAMEIYVERWIDRLEKLASSNGITTAPESIEYVPIQLDAQFTENLTLFWEVPENMQVLETEAYGLSVKLVTKEDELHLLFGSSRFQNQVEGFELIDGLIGYKRLPDAYKSVRIEYRKGLENIVYYAEIPLPTITVKQEMSAPVPDRLIRGEYQPALNKWNSTEIFLADGQTFDPSLYYILRGKSNEYRKEEYNWESIFLFCSETQTNAIKIPKEKTSTLRLTEEMRIQSLEITGNPESGFVFNLSPVSEKVFEVL; via the coding sequence ATGAAAAGGATTGTTTCAATACTACTGTTTTGTACAATGTTTCTTACATTCCTTTCGGCGGTTTGTTACGGAACACCGTACAGCCCGTGGGCAAAATCCAAGATTGAGGCGGCATATAAAGCTAAAATCATATCTGAGCAGGAAGAATATGATTTTAAGGCACCTATTTCACGGGCACAATTTTATCATTTAATTGATGATTTTATCGCGCTTAAAACAACATATTATGATGACTGGGAAAAAGAACTGACCGAGGACGGGAAAAAGCCAATGCCGGCACTGGAAGTGCCGGACGAAGTGGTGGCACACAGCCTGGACTATATGTGGATACACGGCTTTTTAAAGGGCACAGGCGATGGGAATTTTGGTCTTTTAGATTCGCTGACCCGAGAGGAAGCGGCGTCTATTATTGTGCGTGTTATAAATAAGGTTATGCCGATGGCGGTGACCGAAAAGTGGTTTGCATATGAAGACTTGAATGAAATTTCCGAATGGGCGAGTGATGATGTGCAAACCATCAGCAACCTGGGCTTGATGTGCGGTGTGGGCGAAAATCGTTTTGCACCGCAGGAGACCATTACGGTAGAGCAGGCGGTAGTGCTTGTGTACAGAGTTTATGTGGAGTATAAGCTGTCTCAACGGCTGATGTATGAAGACACCGAACGAAGTATATTGGCACAATATAAAATAGTGGATGAAGCGGACCTGGAAAAGCAAGGAGAAATATCCGTTTTTGAAGCCTTGCTTGCATTGGATAAAGCAAGATGCGAATATACTGAAGACTTTACAAGTGCCGATTTAAAGGAATGGTATCGGGGGACGCACCTGCAACACATGGATAACCTGCCTGACAGCACAAAAGCACTTCTGATGAGACTATGCTATGAAGGAACAAGAAGAATTCTGCGTATTCAGGAAGTGAAAGACCTTCGTTTAGATGAACCGCTTACCCATTATCAGGCGATTTTATATGTTTCGCGGTTGATAGGAGATGCTTATTATGATTTTTCGGGTCCCGACGTTCCGACAGAGACGGATGCGCTGTATGCTTTGGCTTTGAAAAAGGGATTGCTTGATGCAGCGGACACTTCCGGTGCGCAGGAAGCAATTTCACGGCAGGATTTTTATGCACTCTTGCATAAGGCGCTGTTTGCTGAGTGGGTAAACGCAAGCGCAATGGAAATCTATGTTGAACGCTGGATTGATAGGCTTGAAAAATTGGCGTCGTCAAATGGGATAACTACTGCGCCGGAGTCTATAGAATATGTGCCTATTCAGTTAGATGCTCAGTTTACAGAAAATCTGACACTCTTTTGGGAAGTGCCTGAGAATATGCAGGTTTTAGAAACAGAAGCGTACGGACTTTCGGTGAAGTTAGTCACCAAAGAGGATGAATTGCATCTTCTGTTCGGGTCATCCAGATTTCAAAATCAAGTGGAGGGATTTGAGCTTATTGACGGGCTGATAGGATATAAGCGGCTTCCCGATGCGTACAAAAGTGTCCGCATAGAGTATCGTAAAGGCTTGGAAAATATCGTTTATTACGCGGAAATTCCGTTGCCGACAATCACGGTGAAACAGGAAATGTCTGCGCCTGTGCCGGACAGATTGATTCGGGGTGAGTACCAACCCGCGCTTAACAAATGGAATTCAACAGAAATTTTCCTTGCGGACGGACAAACGTTCGACCCCTCTCTTTATTACATTCTGCGCGGTAAAAGTAATGAATATCGCAAAGAAGAATATAATTGGGAAAGTATATTCCTGTTTTGTTCGGAAACGCAGACCAATGCAATAAAGATACCGAAAGAAAAAACTTCTACACTCCGTTTGACAGAAGAAATGCGCATACAAAGCCTTGAAATTACAGGTAATCCGGAGTCGGGATTTGTATTCAATCTGTCACCGGTGTCCGAAAAAGTTTTTGAAGTATTATAA
- the upp gene encoding uracil phosphoribosyltransferase, whose amino-acid sequence MSSVTVFDHPLIQHKTTILRQTSTTNKEFRELVEEITMLMCYEALRDLPLEDVEIETPIQKTTQKMIRGKKLAVVPILRAGLGMVNGLLKLVPSAKVGHIGMYRDEETMQPHEYYCKLPPDIDKRLIVVVDPMLATGGSAIDAVGQIKSYGAKQIKFLCLIAAPEGIEALKKAHPDVDIYCANVDKGLNEKCYIVPGLGDAGDRIFGTK is encoded by the coding sequence ATGAGTAGCGTTACAGTATTTGACCATCCGCTGATTCAGCACAAAACCACCATTTTGCGTCAGACTTCCACCACAAATAAGGAATTCCGCGAATTGGTTGAAGAAATCACCATGCTCATGTGCTATGAAGCACTTCGTGATTTGCCGCTTGAAGATGTGGAAATTGAAACCCCCATTCAGAAAACAACCCAGAAAATGATTCGAGGCAAAAAGCTCGCTGTCGTACCGATTCTGCGTGCAGGCTTAGGTATGGTAAACGGTCTTTTAAAGCTGGTTCCTTCTGCAAAGGTCGGCCACATCGGCATGTACCGCGACGAAGAAACCATGCAGCCCCACGAATACTACTGCAAGCTTCCGCCCGACATTGATAAGCGTTTAATCGTTGTGGTAGACCCCATGCTTGCAACGGGCGGTTCTGCCATTGATGCAGTGGGTCAGATTAAATCCTACGGTGCAAAGCAAATCAAGTTCCTTTGCCTGATTGCTGCACCCGAAGGCATCGAAGCTCTTAAAAAAGCCCATCCCGACGTGGACATTTATTGTGCAAACGTGGATAAAGGCTTAAATGAAAAATGCTATATTGTTCCGGGTCTTGGCGACGCGGGCGACAGAATTTTCGGCACAAAATAA
- a CDS encoding uracil-xanthine permease has translation MKLIYGVHDKPKFPQLLIFAIQQLLAIMTATLVVPVIIGNNMSSAAALVGAGLGTLVYLAFTKMQSPVFLGSSFAFIGSMFAAFAGGVSMSLGYLGLIIGAIFAGLVYVVIAIIVKFAGVKWINKIMPAVVIGPTVALIGLSLAGNAVGDICKGSVPDVAASPLITVLCGLITLVVVVLCSTYGKKTLKLIPFIIAILAGYAVTAIFTAIGYAFELDALKILNIEPFKALVADGVTLKTFISVPDFTFLTAIDGIKEITPAYISTIAVAYIPVAFVVFAEHIADHKNISSIIEEDLLENPGLHRTLLGDGVGSMVGAIFGGCPNTTYGESVGCVAITRNASVATIALAAILAILIAFISPFIAFVNSIPSCVMGGVCMALYGFIAVSGLKMVQTVDLGQSKNLFVVSTILISGIGGLTLQFGQITITSIACALILGIIVNLMVSKAENEQ, from the coding sequence ATGAAACTGATTTACGGTGTTCATGACAAACCCAAATTTCCCCAGCTTCTGATTTTCGCAATTCAGCAGCTACTCGCGATTATGACCGCAACCCTGGTTGTTCCGGTTATCATCGGTAACAACATGAGCTCTGCAGCCGCTCTGGTAGGCGCAGGCCTCGGCACCCTGGTGTATCTTGCATTCACCAAAATGCAAAGCCCTGTATTCTTAGGCTCGTCCTTTGCATTCATCGGCTCTATGTTCGCTGCATTTGCAGGCGGCGTATCCATGTCCCTTGGCTACTTAGGCTTGATTATCGGTGCGATTTTTGCCGGTCTTGTTTATGTAGTGATTGCAATCATTGTTAAGTTTGCAGGCGTTAAATGGATTAACAAGATCATGCCTGCCGTTGTAATCGGACCTACCGTTGCTTTGATTGGTCTTTCGCTTGCAGGCAATGCGGTTGGCGATATCTGCAAAGGCAGTGTTCCTGATGTTGCAGCTTCTCCCCTGATTACCGTTCTTTGCGGTCTCATCACACTCGTTGTAGTTGTTCTTTGCTCTACATACGGCAAAAAGACCTTAAAGCTTATCCCGTTCATCATTGCTATCCTTGCAGGCTATGCGGTAACCGCAATTTTCACTGCAATCGGCTATGCTTTTGAACTCGATGCACTCAAAATCTTAAACATTGAACCCTTTAAAGCACTGGTTGCAGACGGTGTAACCTTAAAAACATTTATTTCCGTTCCGGACTTCACTTTCCTGACTGCAATAGACGGCATCAAGGAAATTACACCCGCATACATCAGCACTATTGCTGTTGCATACATTCCGGTTGCATTTGTTGTTTTTGCTGAACACATTGCAGACCACAAAAACATTTCTTCCATCATCGAAGAAGACCTGCTTGAAAATCCCGGCTTACACAGAACTCTCCTGGGTGACGGTGTTGGTTCCATGGTTGGTGCTATTTTCGGCGGTTGCCCCAACACCACTTACGGCGAATCTGTAGGTTGCGTAGCAATCACCAGAAACGCATCGGTTGCAACCATCGCTCTGGCAGCAATCCTTGCAATCCTCATTGCTTTTATTTCGCCCTTTATCGCGTTCGTAAACTCCATTCCGTCTTGTGTAATGGGCGGTGTTTGTATGGCACTTTACGGCTTTATCGCTGTTTCCGGTCTGAAAATGGTACAGACAGTTGACCTCGGTCAGAGCAAAAACCTGTTTGTTGTATCTACTATTCTGATTTCCGGTATCGGCGGTCTCACCTTACAGTTCGGTCAGATTACCATTACATCCATCGCTTGTGCGTTGATTCTTGGTATTATCGTAAACCTCATGGTTTCCAAAGCAGAAAACGAACAATAA
- the hydE gene encoding [FeFe] hydrogenase H-cluster radical SAM maturase HydE, whose amino-acid sequence MPFEKLCKGEHLSLSEFEELIENRALYADRLQILAKEKTEEIFGNKIYIRGLVEITNICKNDCLYCGIRKSNKNIDRYRLTDADVLNCCDAGYEAGFRTFVLQGGEGDIDYLPLIREIKIRYPDCALTLSLGEKSRDEYQKWFDAGADRYLLRHETANEAHYQSLHPDNMLLKNRMRCLTDLKEIGYQTGCGFMVGSPGQTAKTLAEDLYFIQDFKPHMVGIGPFIPQKDTPFGNEPSGSVALTLYLLSVLRMMLPNLLLPATTALGSLTENGREQGILHGANVVMPNISPDDARKKYTLYNNKLYTGAEAKEGLKLLQAALKKIDRVIAFERGDYK is encoded by the coding sequence ATGCCTTTTGAAAAGCTTTGCAAAGGCGAGCATCTCAGCCTTTCGGAATTTGAAGAACTGATTGAAAACCGCGCACTTTACGCGGACAGACTTCAGATTTTAGCAAAAGAAAAAACAGAAGAAATATTTGGCAACAAAATTTATATCCGCGGTCTTGTAGAGATTACAAACATCTGTAAAAATGACTGTCTGTACTGCGGTATCCGCAAAAGCAATAAAAACATTGATCGGTACCGTCTTACCGACGCAGACGTTTTAAACTGTTGCGATGCAGGCTATGAGGCAGGCTTTCGCACCTTTGTGCTGCAAGGCGGTGAGGGTGACATAGATTATCTGCCTTTAATCCGTGAAATTAAAATCAGATATCCCGATTGTGCACTCACCCTTTCCCTTGGCGAAAAAAGCCGGGATGAATACCAAAAATGGTTTGATGCAGGGGCAGACCGTTATTTGTTACGGCACGAAACCGCAAATGAAGCGCATTATCAGTCCTTACACCCCGATAATATGCTTCTTAAAAACCGCATGCGCTGTCTTACCGATTTAAAGGAAATCGGATATCAGACCGGTTGCGGTTTTATGGTTGGCTCACCCGGGCAAACAGCTAAAACATTGGCAGAGGATTTGTATTTTATACAGGATTTCAAGCCACACATGGTGGGTATCGGGCCGTTCATTCCTCAAAAAGATACACCTTTCGGAAACGAACCCTCAGGAAGTGTTGCGCTGACTTTGTACCTTCTTTCAGTTCTCCGCATGATGCTACCAAACCTTTTGCTTCCGGCGACCACCGCCCTTGGAAGCTTAACGGAAAACGGCAGAGAACAAGGCATTCTGCATGGTGCAAATGTTGTTATGCCAAACATTTCGCCTGATGATGCACGAAAAAAATACACCCTGTACAACAACAAGCTGTACACAGGTGCCGAAGCTAAAGAAGGCTTAAAGCTTTTGCAGGCAGCACTCAAAAAAATTGACAGAGTTATCGCCTTTGAAAGAGGTGACTACAAATAA
- a CDS encoding GTP-binding protein, with the protein MVKIDIISGFLGAGKTTLIKKLLKEALNGEKVVLLENEFGDVGIDGGFMKEAGIEVTEMNSGCICCSLVGDFSKSLVKIIEDFNPERIIIEPSGVGKLSDVISAVEAVDGLSVNIATAVVDASKCKMYSKNFGEFYNNQLESATAIVLSRTATISQEKLDKAMEIIRSKNEKAPVVTTDWDALSGKDILNAMEGAAKDLLEEESCPHCGGHHAHHHHHDHDCDCHEHEHHHDHDCGCHEHEHHHDHDCGCHEHEHHHDHDCGCHEHEHHHDHDCGCHGHEHHHHHHADDVFQSIGMETAKKLDPKAIQETLTALEDGSCGVILRSKGILQGADGNWFQYDYVPGEFELRDGSADYTGRIVFIGTDLKEDKIKAAFGL; encoded by the coding sequence ATGGTTAAAATTGACATTATCTCCGGCTTTCTGGGCGCCGGTAAAACAACCCTCATCAAAAAACTTTTAAAAGAAGCTTTAAATGGCGAAAAAGTGGTGCTTTTAGAGAACGAATTCGGCGATGTCGGCATTGACGGCGGATTCATGAAAGAAGCAGGCATTGAAGTAACCGAAATGAACTCCGGCTGTATCTGCTGTTCCTTAGTTGGCGATTTCAGCAAGTCTCTGGTAAAAATTATCGAGGATTTCAACCCCGAACGCATCATTATTGAGCCTTCGGGTGTTGGTAAGCTCTCAGACGTTATTTCTGCAGTTGAAGCGGTAGACGGTCTCTCGGTAAACATTGCCACCGCTGTAGTGGATGCTTCCAAATGCAAAATGTACAGCAAAAACTTTGGTGAATTCTACAACAACCAGTTAGAAAGTGCAACTGCTATTGTTTTAAGCCGCACCGCAACCATCAGCCAGGAAAAACTGGACAAGGCGATGGAAATTATCCGTTCCAAGAACGAAAAAGCACCCGTTGTAACCACAGATTGGGACGCTTTGAGCGGAAAAGATATTTTAAATGCTATGGAAGGCGCTGCAAAGGATTTACTGGAAGAAGAATCCTGCCCCCACTGTGGCGGTCACCATGCACACCACCATCACCATGACCATGATTGCGACTGCCACGAGCATGAGCATCATCATGACCATGATTGCGGTTGTCATGAACACGAGCATCATCATGACCATGATTGCGGTTGTCATGAACACGAGCATCATCATGACCATGATTGCGGTTGTCATGAACACGAACACCACCATGACCACGATTGTGGCTGTCACGGACACGAGCATCATCACCATCACCATGCAGATGATGTGTTCCAGAGCATCGGCATGGAAACTGCAAAAAAGCTGGATCCGAAAGCCATTCAGGAAACCCTTACCGCTTTAGAAGACGGCTCTTGTGGCGTAATTTTGCGTTCCAAGGGTATTTTGCAGGGTGCAGACGGCAACTGGTTCCAGTATGACTATGTACCCGGCGAATTTGAATTGCGCGACGGCTCTGCCGACTACACCGGTCGTATTGTATTCATCGGCACAGACTTAAAAGAAGACAAAATCAAAGCCGCCTTCGGCTTATAA
- a CDS encoding GNAT family N-acetyltransferase, protein MTLKLCDRQEIERLYNTYLVQDFPKNELKPLERMLTLMDKNLYFVYALYDEEENMLAYAFFSGAYGCEYVLLDYFAVAADKRGKGIGSQMLTLLKEELGKNYAGVILEAENPDYAENAKDFDIRTRRFQFYLNNGFSSTKMLCRLFGVEFRLFVYAKKQPSTLSLAYAAVDLYKALIEKKDLKGNISLRIEELF, encoded by the coding sequence ATGACATTAAAGCTTTGTGACAGACAGGAAATTGAGCGACTTTACAATACATATCTTGTGCAGGATTTTCCGAAAAATGAATTGAAACCGCTCGAGCGGATGCTGACATTGATGGATAAAAACCTGTATTTTGTGTATGCGCTGTATGATGAAGAAGAAAATATGCTTGCTTATGCGTTTTTCAGCGGTGCCTACGGATGCGAATATGTGCTCCTTGATTATTTTGCGGTGGCAGCAGACAAGCGGGGCAAGGGGATTGGCTCACAGATGCTGACGCTCTTGAAAGAAGAACTCGGCAAAAACTATGCCGGTGTGATTTTAGAGGCAGAAAATCCCGATTACGCGGAAAATGCAAAGGACTTTGATATCCGTACCCGCAGATTTCAGTTTTATTTAAATAACGGCTTTTCTTCCACGAAAATGCTTTGCCGTTTGTTTGGTGTGGAATTCCGTTTGTTTGTGTACGCAAAAAAACAGCCTTCCACATTAAGCCTTGCCTATGCGGCGGTGGATTTGTATAAGGCTTTGATCGAGAAAAAGGATTTAAAGGGCAATATCAGTCTGCGTATTGAAGAATTATTTTGA
- the sfsA gene encoding DNA/RNA nuclease SfsA has protein sequence MQYKNVTTGTFLKRLNRFTAEVTLNGETLLVHVKNTGRLKELLIPGTPCGLCKAQNPERKTAYDLISVLHNDNWVNIDSNAPNTVAGEFLRNGGLGEITCLKAEQFYCTADGTDRSRFDFYAEFKNGKQAYIEVKGVTLVENGIAKFPDAPTTRGARHVKTLQECIRNGYAAYVLFVIQRKDASVFSPHDENDPAFACALRSAAKSGVQVLAIDCTVSEDTLTSRNFVQIQL, from the coding sequence ATGCAATACAAAAACGTCACCACCGGAACATTTTTAAAACGTTTAAACCGTTTTACCGCAGAGGTTACTTTAAACGGAGAAACTCTTTTGGTGCATGTAAAAAACACAGGTCGCTTAAAAGAGCTTTTGATTCCCGGCACCCCCTGCGGACTTTGCAAGGCACAAAATCCTGAACGCAAAACCGCCTATGATTTAATTTCTGTGTTGCATAACGATAATTGGGTCAACATTGATTCCAATGCTCCGAATACCGTTGCAGGCGAATTTCTGCGAAATGGCGGTCTTGGAGAAATAACCTGTTTAAAAGCCGAACAGTTTTACTGCACCGCCGACGGCACCGACCGTTCCCGCTTTGACTTTTATGCCGAATTTAAAAACGGGAAACAAGCTTACATCGAAGTCAAAGGCGTAACCCTTGTGGAAAACGGTATCGCAAAATTTCCCGATGCTCCCACAACCCGTGGTGCACGCCATGTAAAAACGCTGCAAGAATGCATCCGAAACGGCTATGCGGCGTATGTTTTGTTTGTCATTCAGCGAAAAGACGCGTCTGTCTTTTCACCGCACGATGAAAATGACCCTGCCTTTGCATGCGCACTCCGTTCTGCTGCAAAAAGCGGTGTGCAGGTGCTTGCCATTGACTGCACCGTTTCCGAGGACACTCTGACATCCCGAAATTTTGTGCAAATACAATTATAA